Proteins encoded within one genomic window of Armatimonadota bacterium:
- a CDS encoding serine hydrolase yields the protein MKLAKATAFLTIAFALAVGTAPFIAAQQQNRESYDYFGPNRQLVARGMQALILCNGLFTSGRSLEDVYRHELQIQRIPLLHPQNGDVQIDRNNKTVTVGRDGNDPIPVMRAVYREGLGCIVMSPDQTLADIDDLPILKMPPLSGNAARIDWPDGDRTDPYKRPTDFDKEALQEASDWLFDPELHGNPSQVTLSLLVLYKGQIVHERYENGANVGTKTRTWSAAKSIAVTLIGMLVDRGELSLDEPLDVDWLPRTRDSEHDARRNITLRNVLNMSSGLDTVDNAGNVDVTGSGLSYWAGRSSADGARSRRLQHDPDAHWDYENYDTLLAVLAMKRVIGDDQEYLEFPRKNLFDKIGMRNTVPGVDRFGDFVFSSQVYTTARDLARFGLLYMNDGVWNGERLISSQWIEFCRTPAPASSAIGDQYGGQWWLVPTNTTGVPRDAFVAAGNRGNYVIVIPSKELVIVRRGLDRSARGDRSYRHWDIARQVLTAFPN from the coding sequence ATGAAACTCGCTAAGGCCACGGCGTTCCTGACCATCGCGTTTGCACTCGCCGTCGGAACTGCGCCGTTCATCGCCGCGCAGCAGCAGAACAGGGAGAGCTATGACTACTTCGGCCCGAACCGGCAGTTGGTCGCGCGGGGGATGCAGGCACTGATCCTCTGCAACGGACTGTTCACCAGCGGGCGGAGCCTGGAGGACGTCTACCGGCACGAGCTGCAGATCCAGCGCATCCCGCTGCTCCACCCGCAGAACGGGGACGTCCAGATCGACCGGAACAACAAGACCGTCACGGTCGGGCGCGACGGCAACGACCCGATCCCGGTGATGCGCGCCGTCTACCGCGAAGGGCTAGGCTGCATCGTCATGTCGCCCGACCAGACGCTGGCCGACATCGACGACCTTCCGATCCTGAAAATGCCACCTTTATCCGGTAACGCTGCACGTATCGACTGGCCAGACGGCGACCGGACCGACCCGTACAAGCGCCCGACAGACTTCGACAAAGAGGCCCTGCAAGAGGCGAGCGACTGGCTTTTCGATCCCGAACTCCACGGCAATCCGAGCCAGGTCACGCTCAGCCTGCTGGTGCTCTACAAGGGGCAGATAGTGCATGAGCGGTACGAGAACGGCGCGAACGTCGGCACCAAGACGCGCACCTGGTCCGCGGCCAAGAGCATCGCGGTCACGCTGATCGGAATGCTCGTCGACCGGGGCGAACTGAGCCTGGACGAGCCGCTGGACGTCGACTGGCTGCCGCGCACTCGCGATTCTGAGCACGATGCAAGGCGGAACATCACGCTGAGGAACGTGCTGAACATGTCGAGCGGGCTCGACACGGTCGACAACGCGGGCAACGTCGACGTCACCGGTTCGGGGCTCTCCTACTGGGCGGGAAGAAGTTCAGCCGACGGCGCAAGATCGAGAAGGCTGCAGCACGACCCGGACGCACACTGGGACTATGAGAACTACGACACGCTGCTCGCCGTGCTCGCGATGAAACGCGTGATCGGCGACGATCAGGAGTACCTCGAGTTCCCGCGCAAAAACCTGTTCGACAAGATCGGAATGCGCAACACGGTGCCGGGCGTCGACCGTTTCGGCGACTTCGTTTTCAGCAGCCAGGTGTACACGACCGCTCGCGACCTCGCGCGCTTCGGACTGCTTTATATGAACGACGGGGTGTGGAACGGTGAGCGGCTGATCTCCAGCCAGTGGATCGAGTTCTGCCGCACTCCTGCGCCGGCAAGCAGCGCGATCGGCGATCAGTACGGCGGCCAGTGGTGGCTCGTGCCGACTAACACGACAGGCGTGCCGCGCGATGCATTCGTCGCGGCCGGCAACCGCGGCAACTACGTGATCGTGATCCCTTCGAAGGAGCTCGTCATCGTCCGTCGCGGGCTAGACAGGTCCGCGCGCGGTGATAGGTCCTATCGACACTGGGACATCGCAAGGCAAGTGCTGACGGCTTTTCCGAATTAG
- a CDS encoding restriction endonuclease, giving the protein MADAERELHEKLLTELYNSHGYQPSFFDYGEFAEKLGLKKEGLDRVFSDLKYEGLVEASALGRAVQLTAKGALFVEQHGLADSALIAENREARIEFLGNLADMCAEDGPEAFYHWETVANRGTTNRAALDRNLLLMSGADVIDFVSMQTVQLTRHGLSYITRVREERSIKSEFETLKGGALTPQARGHALEVLMERACNLHGVDVERNVKADNEENDLIIQYDTHHFIVSCKWEKKPVGMPAVTDLFYRVSIRPHSYGIIASMSGFAGTVEVGARESMGQAIMLLFGPTDIERWLEGEILDAVLQKLDHVAKRKQFRWN; this is encoded by the coding sequence ATGGCTGACGCAGAAAGGGAACTGCACGAGAAACTCCTGACTGAATTGTACAACTCACACGGCTATCAGCCCAGCTTCTTCGACTACGGAGAGTTCGCTGAAAAGCTGGGGTTGAAGAAGGAAGGTCTTGACAGAGTATTCAGCGACCTCAAGTACGAAGGTCTAGTAGAAGCCTCGGCGCTTGGTCGTGCGGTGCAACTGACAGCAAAAGGGGCGCTGTTCGTTGAGCAGCACGGCCTTGCGGACTCAGCGCTTATCGCGGAGAACAGAGAGGCACGAATCGAATTCCTGGGCAACCTTGCAGACATGTGTGCCGAGGACGGGCCCGAGGCCTTCTACCACTGGGAGACAGTAGCCAATCGTGGAACGACCAACAGGGCCGCGCTGGACCGAAATCTGTTGCTGATGAGCGGTGCTGACGTTATCGATTTCGTCTCAATGCAGACCGTACAGCTAACAAGACACGGGCTAAGCTACATCACGAGGGTGCGAGAGGAGCGGTCGATAAAGAGCGAATTTGAGACGCTGAAAGGCGGAGCGCTCACGCCACAAGCGAGGGGCCACGCGCTCGAAGTCCTCATGGAAAGGGCCTGCAATCTGCACGGCGTCGATGTCGAACGGAATGTGAAAGCCGACAATGAGGAGAATGACCTCATCATCCAATACGACACGCACCACTTCATCGTTTCGTGCAAGTGGGAGAAGAAACCGGTGGGTATGCCCGCAGTAACCGATTTATTCTATCGCGTGTCCATCCGGCCGCACTCATACGGGATTATTGCTTCCATGTCCGGTTTCGCTGGAACGGTCGAGGTTGGAGCCAGGGAGAGCATGGGTCAGGCGATCATGTTGCTTTTTGGGCCGACAGATATAGAGCGCTGGTTGGAGGGCGAAATTCTCGATGCCGTCTTGCAAAAATTGGACCACGTCGCAAAGCGCAAGCAGTTCCGCTGGAATTAA